Sequence from the Fragaria vesca subsp. vesca linkage group LG4, FraVesHawaii_1.0, whole genome shotgun sequence genome:
AAAATATGTGTAAGATTTATAAACCCTCAAAGAAAAAATTAAGCCAACAGTGAACAGCACGTGCATAGTGCAAAGAAATGAGATTGAAAATTAATTACCGCGCCAATGTTGCCGCTGCTTTTGGGTGAGGACTCATCCTCAGCATCTCTCCTCTTCCTAGTTCTCTGCTCCAAACTCATCTGATTCGGATCACCACCGCCCAAAACGTCCCGAATCGCACCCGAAACATCCCCAAACTGCCCGAAACTCTGCCTCCGCAGCCCTCCGGAGTCCCCCATTCCGCCGCCGCCGCCGCTCATCGGAAACTGCCAGATCTCCGAGAGATTATACGACCCCGCATTGCCGTTGGAGTAGGAGCATTCATTCACCAGCGACACCGGCGGATCCATTACCCAACGACGAATCTCAAGATTATCACTTGCATAAAAAGTAACCCGACCCCGCGCACAAACTCTTTATAACAACGGGGATCGAAAACGATGGCTAGAAATAAGAAGAGAAACCAAGCTGGATTCAATTTGGAAATGCCAAAATGTGGGGAGCGTGATCTCACTTTGGACTGTGCCTACTGTAAGTTTTTTCTTTGTCTTATTATTTTTTTTTTTCTGCACAGTAAGCTCGACAGCGACCTCGGGAAGCTCAACTCAAGTCACTGAGAAACTCGGCTTCTTTCAGTGAGGGGATGACTGGATGAGCTTTTCTCGGAGCCTCCAGCGTTTCTCTGTCTCTCTCTTTTCTTCTCTCTCACTCTTTTTATTATGTGCCTTTCCCGTCGCTTCTCCACCGTCGATTGAGATCACTGTTTCAGTCAACTATATTGTCTACGTAACTGACGGTGTGGAGGATACGTGTTTCTGCAGGGAATTAGGTCCGCGACACGTGTACATTTCGTTACCTAGCGCCAAGTACAAATTCAACATTTCAATGTACTCTCTTCTCGTTCCAGACCACTGAGTCGCGCGATATTTTGAGTGATGCCTAAAACTACGAGAATTTCTGAAATCCCTATTTTACTTTTCCTTTGTTAGATTTTCTTAATTTCAACGATTTTCTAAAATAGGGTACTACCCCGTTTGAAATACCAAGTCTTTATGTTTAGCTCAAGTGTGGAAGGAAATGCATGAGGCTTTGTTGTTATTTATGTCAAACCTGGATGGAGTAGTTCGAGGTTTTATGTTTAGGGTTTTTGTTTTTTTATTTATGTCATTGAAAACAAACGAATAATAGCGCTAAAATGTTTAGGGTTTTGTGATCGTACTCGACTGTGAAAAAAAATGTCAGTCTTTATGTTAATATATTGATAATATTCTTAAAAAAATAAGCTTGCGGGAGATTTATCTATATATCTTATAATCTACCGAAAAGGTGGTTTATGGGTGTGCTTCTAATTAACAATGATTGTCATGACAATGATGAGTGTTATGGGTCTAATGAATTATTAATCTCATGACTAATCATGGTTTTAGATTTGGTTAGGAGAAAATTAGGACCAAAATTTGGAAGCCTTTGCCAATGAGGCCCACCCTTGGCTAATTAGTTAAGTGGTATAATATATCAATGATCATGAAAGCCGTCGTCCCAAAATGGAAATGTTGTTACATTCTTTTTCCAAAATTAAATCCAAATACAAGGCTTTTTTTCCCGTTCTGTTATAAAAGAAAACTCGGAAAAAAGTTGGTCCCCATTAAACCACTACTGCTTGAGGCAGATTAGTGGGTGTAACTGTGTAAGTGTGTAACATATGATTGTGTAACATGATTATTATTAAACTACTTCACCTAAAAATTAAGTTCCAAATTAAAAAGATGTCTATGGGTACTTTAGCCCATATTCCACTTGGAATTGCATTTTCAAATAACTTTCGCATAGAATCGTTATTGTGTGGAAGCATGCACAAAACAAGCAATTGTTTTGGGTAATAAAGTAAGATTCCCGCTTCATGCACATTTTACACGTAAATATTAGTAATTAAGGTGCACCGTCGTTTGTACAAGTATGGCAAAGTTGACGTAGTACGTATAGAAGAGAAGGACGTACTTGTTTACTCAGCAAGACTAGCCGAATAAACTGTATGTACCTAGACGTGACGAAAACATGCATCAAATAATTACATTCAATATAAATTTCTCTCAAATATGTTGCGGAATTAGCCGGAGCTCTGTATGGCATGGTTGAACAGCTAGCTACATAGATATTCATGTAGAGTCCAAAGACTAACGTCGATTGATGATTATCTGGCATGGTTCGGTATATGGAATACTCAATTGTCAAAGAGCGATGGATGAGACGAAAGCTTCAAGCACAAGTCAGGCCAACCGGTTTGCCACTCGGAATATATCAGATTTGGTTAGGCACACACACTTGGTCGAAAGCTTGTGTCGCTCTTGCTCGATCAAGAAATATAGTAAAACACGTACAACTTGGAAACCAAACTAGTGTGGTTATCCATGCTATACATAAGAAAATTCCGTCTAGTTGTAGTTGGATCTATTTCATTGAGAGCTGAATGCAACTGTGGTCTGTTTTTTATTGTCGTTTGTATGCGCCAGATCGATATGGGTACCAGCAAATAAGCAAGGGAAGCTAGCTTTTGTACCGTGGTGTCGTCATCGTGTTTATTTTGGGGGTTGAAGCTTTCGTGTGCATAACCTAGAACATTTATGGAAACATTAGGTTAAGAAATTTACTGAGACTAGTAATGGAGGAATCGAATTCGATCCTGTTTGAGCATTATTTGGCTGGTGGCCGGTGGGAAACTACTAGAAATGGCAATGTGCTGTGCTAACTCTCCGGTGATCGGTTTTGGCTGAACTACGTATCTATCAAATTGTTTGCTCTATCTGCTCTCTGCTCTTTCAGCTAATTAAGTAAAGAGTGCTTCGTCTCTCCGGTGCGTACTTGTATATGTATACTTGTAACTTGTATACATCATGCAGATCGAACTCTAAGAAAAGGGAAAGGGCATGATCGATCGAGTTGATCTTCAGAGAGACTCCAACTCGAACTCGTAAACTACGCTCGACTTTGTGCATGGAGCTGTATATTTGCTGTATGTATATTTTTGCAATTTTTTGACGCTAAAACATTTTCCAACTTTAGGAAGATCGAAAAAAATGAATGAAAATTATGGGGTTTGATAACCGTAGATGTCATGACAGTTGCATTTACAGACACTCTTCAACCTAATCTCATCAGCTGTATTCAGATGATGGGCCTTTACTAATCATGGCTACTAAAGGCAAGTGAGTTAAGCAATTCAGAATGCATATTTCACCCTGTAAAATATCCTAAATTCAAAATAAAACTAAAAATAAAATAACTGCAAACAAGTTATACAGCACTTTCTTAATTAGCTGCACTTCATTACATAGTTTTTGGAGTTTTATCAGTTAGGCAAGTATCCACATACAAGTTAGTTTGAAGGCTTTTGCTAAAGAACACAATGGCAGTGCCCTACTATATATATATGGACCCTCAGAAACCAATAATTCGAAGATTGGAGAGGCTTCTCCTGCAGCTTGTACTTCTTCTTGGTCCTCAATTATTCAGATTTTGAATGAAAGCAGCTGTAAGTCATATACTCATGTTTATTTGGAAGAAATATTGAAGCAAATAGACCAGTGCCGGACAGCCTAATTGGACAAGCAGATAGGGAACATATGCCGATAAGCTTTTGGAATTCTCCTCAACATGTTTTCATATTCTGCGCGACCTATTTACTTTGGACACTGACTTAAACACACAACTGTCCATCTCCAGTATTCTATGGATCGATCGATCTCTATGTCCACACACCAGCTGCAAAATAGTCCAAAGCTCTTATTGATGATAAGGTAACCGATTCTTATCAATTGATATCCAAAACAGTGGCGGATCTAGGGTTTAAAAGTTAGGTGAGCGGAAAAAAAATCATCAACAATAGGTAAAATTCTTGATAAACCTAGCTTAACCCCTTATCCCTATTCCCTAGTTAGACCAAATTGAGAAATCCCCAATTCCCAAATCATAACCCTAAATGCCCAAATCTGATTTTCAAAATGCAATTTATGTTGGGAATAAAATAGAGGATTAAGAGATTAAGAAAAATATATTTGTATCTGAGATGAAAAGGATTGAGAGTGGATGTAGCTTAGATGAAGAGATTGAAAGAGTGAGAGATGAAGAAAAAACAGACCAAGAGAATAGAGATGATGTGAAGAAATAAAACGAAGAGATTGAGACTTGAGAGAATTGAGAGATTGAGATAGAGATTGAGAGATGATCACTATTGATCATATGAAGAAAGAAGAAGAGAAAAAGAAGACTGAAGAGGGAAGAGCAGAAATACGTAGAGAGAGAATGGAGAGAAGAAGAGTGCACGAGAGATACGTACTGCTAGATAGCTAGTTTTTTTTTGGGTAAGTTGGGCTTTGGGTTTTCACCATATTTACCCAAGCGGTAATTTTTTTTCCATGTGGGCTTTGAAAAGTTATCCAGCGGGAGCTGGGTGCGCTCCTTACTAGGTCCGCCTCTGATCCAAAATCGTCGATAATGACATTGATAATCTTAACGATTAATACGATATACCGTCTCAAAGCTCTCGAAACAACACGAAATATTAACATTAAGAATGGACCATGTGTAATAAGATTAAACAATCAAGCCTGGAAGAGACGTGCAAACAAATACCATTCTATCATCAAAATAGTACGTGTCAACAAAATTAAATTTTCTTATACTGAAGTTGTCGGTTTGTTTATATATTTTTCAATGACTAAAAATTCTTCAATTTAGTTGATTTTCTGAAAATCTATACAACCCTTGTACAATAGAGACTCGATGGTTTGAACTTTGAAGCTAAAAGTTAAGAACTAAATCGGAGCATAAAAAAGTTTGTAATATATAGTTACCATCCAGTAACTAAATTTCGTTTCACCACTCACCACTTCCAAAAAGAAAATTCGAACCGCCATAGCGAATTAAAGAAGGCGGGAATCCGAAAAGAAAAGTTGAATTAATTAGAAACAAAGCCGGAGTCCCAAAATCAAACTCAGAAAATCTCAAACTCTCAGTAAGAGAAAATGGAGCTGCTCAAACTCTCCAAATTCAAGCTTCAGCTCCGGACTCTCATCACCGAAGTCCGAGATCTCCGAGTAAGAAACCTCTCATCGCCGTCGCCACCTATCTTTCTCTCTCTCTCTCTGATCGTTATTTCTTTTATGAATTTTCAGGAGAGGGAGCGCTCCGCCACCGAGCAACTTCATCTTCTCGTTCAGGTGATTCGCTCTGTAATTCACTTTAATCGTGTTAGATTGATTGATTGTTGTTCGAATCATATCGATTTTGAGTGTTTGGATGCAGAAACAGAAGCAAACCGACGAAGAAAACGGCCGGAGGTTGCAGGAGTTTCAGGCGGAGTTAGCTTCCTCCAACGAGCTCCGGCAGAAACTCCAGAGGGAGGTAAGTTCAATTAGGCATAGAATTTTTTATTGTGCAGATAAGGTGTTCGATGAAATGTCTGTGAGAAATAATAGCGATTGAATCGGTCTTTCGCTTTCTGATTGTGTTTGTTTGTTTTTGGTTTGGTTTGGTGAAGGTTAGTTATCTTCAGAATGACAATTCCTTGCTAGAGAACAAGCAAAAGGAGTTGAAGGCGACGATTCACAGCTTGCTTCAAACTAAGGAGACTTTTGTCAATGCTTATGAGGTTTGTGTTTGCGTGCCGATTATTAACGCTTGTCTGTGTACCAGTGTGTGTGTGTGTGTGTGTGTGTGACCGAGGAAACATTTTGTGTGCTTAAAAGTTCAGGAACTTAAATCTGAAGTTTACGCGAGCTATTATATGAATTATTGCATAATGTTGTGAATGTTTTTATGATTGAAGTGTGAATTTGTGCTAATCAAGCAACACATTGCTCACTGGTGTCACATTTGTGCAGGAATCCACCTGTGAAATGAAACGCGCAATTCAATGCAGAGATAGACAAATTGCTGTCCTATCAGAGAAGATAAAATCACATCTATTGCTGTTTGATTCGATAGAGAAGGAGGCGGTTTCTGTAAAGAAAGTTGTGGATGATGTGCAACACCTTGTGAGTGAGAAAGAGGAAGTAGGCAAGCATCTTTTTGAACTCTTACTGTATGCTTTTGTCAACTTCAGCACAGACCATTAATAAGTTCATTGACTATGTATGCGTTATTCTTCTTAACTTGCCTTGCATTTCTCCAGTGGCTGGCTTAAAGAGCAAAATGGACACTGTTTCCACATTCGAGAAAGTATTTATTGGTAACTCACTAACCTGAAGTTCTTATTCAACTGTATTAATTCATTTGCTTTGGACTGTGTATGTTATGTCTGACTTGTAGTTGTCTAATCTTGCTGTTACTTGGGTAGGCAGTGACTCTCGCACTTGTTTTCATGAACATCAACTCCCCTGGGGTTTGACCATGAAAAGACTCAGTGGGATATAATATTAAGATTGTTACATTTTTGCTATGCCAGAATCAAACCAGCCCTAGTCATTCTATCAAAAATTGAATGTTTGAAAGTTGATCATCTTATTAATGAATTAAGTTTGTATTACTTAATAACAGAACAATTTGTAACCCATTCATTTACTGGGGCATGAACTATGTTATGCAGAGAAGATATGTGAACAGGAAAAAGAGCTCAGAAGTTATAGAGATGAGACTCGGAGAAAGGATAAAGTCATTTCAGAACTAGAATCACAGCTCGAGGCAGCAAAAATTAATAATAGCAACAAGATACAAATGGAAGAGATATCCAGTCCAGTGTTTGATACTCATTTGTTTGGTTGATTCTCAAATATCGCTCACTCTTTTAACGGAAAAGGTTCTTATCAATGTATTGTCTTAACCACCCTTACCTACAGAAAATTATATCAGCCAAGGATGTGGTCATACAGAGTTTGGTTTCAGAAAAACAGGTTTGCATTTCAGATTAATTTTCAGTTAGATAATACTGATTTGTGCTATTGCTTTCTAAACTTTGGTTGAAATACTTAATGATCAGGGCTTGCATTTTGAAGTCGAAAGTTTGGGAACGGTTTTGAGGAAGATTCAAGATACTATTAGAAGTATGAATCAAGAGGTGAGAAAGTTTAATCTCGACCTGAATATAACAGTTGTGCTTAAGAATTGTTTATTAAGTACTATAAACAAGTTACTCAATAACAGACACTGTAAGACGTCTGTCTACATTGGACTTGCAAGTGGTGAAAAGAGTGCCACAATTGATGGTTCCACGTCTATTTCATATCTGGATTGCTTGTCTGGCATTTAATAACTTATAGCAATTCCATTGAATGTTACAATCCTAATTTGTCAGTTGGGCATTAATCAATGTGTATATGTGTGATTCTTAAGTTGTACTCTTGTAATGCTTTTAGCCTCATTTCTTCCTTGTGGTTAATTTTCTTTACTTTATATGCCAGGACAAAAGGGTATTCTCTTCAATATTGGAACACCAAGAAGGATGCAATATGAATTTGGCGAAGGAAAATAATAGGTAGAGTTATTTCTATTAACTTGTACACATAAGAGATCCATTCCTGCACTTTTATTGATAGTCATTGCAGACATGTGTTCTCATCAAAGATCACAAAGGCAATTACTAATGCACCACAATAAGAAGGTTCTTTATAGCTAAACCTTCCTATTAATATTTTACTGAACTACTATTCTTGGCCTTCCAGGATTGAAGATGTCATCCAGATAAATATAGACAAAGCTCAAGAAGAGGATTACAGGGCTGCCGCAGGAGGAAATACAGGTTAGTAAGCATTGAAATAAATAGATTTGAATTGCAAACAATTGAAACATATGAAATTATGTATTACATAAGTTTGCTCTGACCACAGTAGAGGCATCCACTAAAAATCAGTTATATCACTGATATGCTTGTTGACCATAATGGGATAGCATCAACCCACTCTTCTGCTGTGGTATCAGCAAATGAATGATTCACATGGAACGAAGGCATTGCTCTATATGAGTTATTTCAGAGAACACTATTGATGCTTTGTTTCATATGTAAAGATAAAAAGATGATAACATATGTGATTATGAAGGCTGCTTTGTGCAGCTTCACCTCTACCTCAGAAGTGCAAGTCAGTTAGCAACAACTTAGAAGAGAATAATAACTTGGGCTCCTGTGTGTCAGAGGTAAGTAAACTTTTAAAGTTGCAAAATGAGAAACTTAATTGGTTATTCTATGCTGAGTATTGTTAGTGATTTTCTTTTCTTCATTTAAATCGGTAGTTTCACTGTTCTTCTCCACAGACAGCTTCGTCAAACCCTCAATTGCGAGCTCCTTCCCTAAGTGTATTATCAAATGATATAAAGGTATGAGAAGTTCACCTTTTTGCCACACTAGGTGCCTCTAATGTTGGTGGGCTGAAATCGGTTTTCTCTGCGTTAAAGTGCATTAGCAACCAGCTCAAAATAAGCAATTAAACTTATAGCTTGACCAGTAACGTTTTAAATGTCCAGGGTAACTGCACAGCGTCAACGCATATAGATTCAGAATGCTCATCTACTCAAGCCGAAATCTCACATGATCAAAATGAGGTTCATGTATAGTATCATCATACCATTTTAACCATGTGAGTAATCTTAACTATAGAAGCGTAATAGGAGGATGCAAAACACTACAAGCCGGTGTCAGAAATCAGGAGCTAATTGAAGCCCGGCTGTAAAGACTACTGTTCTGCTGAATATTGATTCATGAACGCTCAACAACACAGTTTCTTCAGCAAATAGGTAACTCTTTTTCATTATTCACTGCCTCAGAAGTTGATGCCAAGTTGGGCTATGTTTGACTTCAGCCCACCTTATTTGAAATTTGGGCAGACTATAGTAGTGTCAAGTCTATTTTGAACCCCTAGAAGTCCAGGTTTACTTGAACACATTGATACTTTAGTTTGAATTTAGAGAGTTGTTGCATAAAGTCAACCACTGGAGAACAAACTTCATTTAGGTGAGCTAAACCTTGCCAATGTTTGATAGAATTAGGGCATCTCTATCCCATTAGAAACGTTTCTTTAATCAGAAGTATCTCTACCTAAATGTCATAACAGATCAATCATTAATCACATGCCCAACATGCGACCATTTTGTTATTAAGGAAAATAGAATAGAATTGAAACATGTTTAGGGAGCAGAGTGTAAGTGTATCATTCATGAGGAATTCTTATTGTGGTAAAGAGAGTTAAAACCCCAATAGCTAGCCAGATCCATGATAAGTTGGCGTGCAACTTTACCGGCACGGCACGTGAGTCTACTCAACTAGTTCCCATATGATTTAATGGTGTCCATTTGCTCCAGAAATGCACATAACAAGAAACTGGTCAACCCTTGATTAGTTTATTATACCCATACAATGCCTC
This genomic interval carries:
- the LOC101312149 gene encoding uncharacterized protein LOC101312149 yields the protein MELLKLSKFKLQLRTLITEVRDLRERERSATEQLHLLVQKQKQTDEENGRRLQEFQAELASSNELRQKLQREVSYLQNDNSLLENKQKELKATIHSLLQTKETFVNAYEESTCEMKRAIQCRDRQIAVLSEKIKSHLLLFDSIEKEAVSVKKVVDDVQHLVSEKEEVVAGLKSKMDTVSTFEKVFIEKICEQEKELRSYRDETRRKDKVISELESQLEAAKINNSNKIQMEELQKIISAKDVVIQSLVSEKQGLHFEVESLGTVLRKIQDTIRSMNQEDKRVFSSILEHQEGCNMNLAKENNRIEDVIQINIDKAQEEDYRAAAGGNTASPLPQKCKSVSNNLEENNNLGSCVSETASSNPQLRAPSLSVLSNDIKGNCTASTHIDSECSSTQAEISHDQNEVHV